One part of the Amaranthus tricolor cultivar Red isolate AtriRed21 chromosome 16, ASM2621246v1, whole genome shotgun sequence genome encodes these proteins:
- the LOC130803021 gene encoding uncharacterized protein LOC130803021, translated as MRVGKLFNHSIFTILMLVSVCCMLVVIISLFKLPDIPAGETYESSNNVGIYSKDEKLGKFGELMIDMLPNDLAFTVFLPSEEAFEHDLRLRANLSFSQEEWDNAYATASLVLGFSAVPRKIYSGLISDGEVLSFDSISGFTLYISKDVDGVLVVNRIRAKEVDINKGEVVLHIMDGVIMDAEFEHSVLPVDAVEGDEMAN; from the coding sequence atGAGGGTGGGCAAGTTGTTTAATCATtcaatttttactattttaatgcTTGTATCAGTATGTTGTATGCTTGTAGTGATTATATCATTGTTCAAATTACCTGATATACCAGCAGGGGAAACTTATGAATCCTCAAATAATGTGGGTATTTATTCAAAAGATGAGAAATTGGGTAAATTTGGTGAATTGATGATTGATATGTTACCTAATGATCTTGCATTTACCGTGTTTTTGCCCTCTGAAGAAGCCTTTGAACATGATTTGAGATTAAGGGCAAATCTTAGTTTTTCCCAAGAAGAATGGGATAATGCATATGCAACCGCTTCTCTTGTACTAGGTTTTTCAGCGGTCCCACGAAAGATTTATTCAGGTTTAATCTCTGATGGAGAAGTTTTGTCTTTTGATTCAATATCTGGATTTACATTGTATATTTCTAAGGATGTTGATggggttttggttgttaatagAATTAGGGCAAAAGAAGTTGATATTAACAAAGGTGAGGTGGTTTTGCATATAATGGATGGTGTTATAATGGATGCTGAATTTGAGCATTCGGTTCTGCCTGTTGATGCTGTTGAAGGAGATGAAATGGCAAATTGA